The sequence AGTCCCAAACGTAATGCTTATCATCTTGCCTATCGATGTAAAACGCTGCTTGATCCTGTTTTTCTTGAGATAGCTTTTCGAACTCTTTCTTTAATTTTCTCATAGCCTTTTTTTCAAGCTTATTCATGTTACCACCCCCAACCCTTATAAGGATATTATACACTTTTTAAATAACCCTTACAAGGGTATATGGGGAAAAAATAAACATTTTATCAATAAAAAAAAGCAGTATTCCATGTTAAAAAAACATGGAATACTGCTCAGATATTAATTGTTTTTCATCTTATAGCCTTTGAATTTATAACCGTATACGCTTGTAAGATCAACGAAGCTTTTATAAGAATACGTAATGGCAACCGGTGTGCCTACTTGAACTTTATCATAAAGCTTTTCGATGTCTGCATTATGCATTCTCACGCAACCTTGACTCACGTATTTCCCAATGCTATTTTCATTGTTATTGCCGTGAATACCATACGTATCACCATAAGTGCCATTAGCATTTAACCCTAACCAACGTTTCCCTAACGGATTACGAGAATCGCCCCCAGGAATACGTCCTGTATAATAAGGACGGTTTTTAATTTTGTTCACGACTTTAAAAAAGCCAACAGGTGTTTTATCCCATGTTTTACCCGTTGCTACTGGATCAACAATTTCAATATAGCCATTGTGAAAATAGGCAAGCTTGTTGTAGTACTTGTTAATAATAATCAAATCTTGATTCGCTGGCTTACTTGCTGCTTCTGTTTTCCCCTGATTTACTCCACATAATGCGACCATTAATAATGTAAGAACGGTCATTGATTTCATAAACATGTTCTTCATAAAAACTCTCCTCTTTTTTATATTTTTATAAGAAACGAAAACAGCACCTTCTAATTAGAAAGTGCTGTTTCGTCACAATTATTTATAAATAAAAACCTAGTTAATCGACGATTTTGACATGCAGAGAAACGCTCTCTGACGAAATTAACTTTTGTTTTGCTTATAACTGGCTCATTTGATGCAAATTTCAACACCTAACAAAAGCGTCATTTCTTTACTCCTACAGATACTTTTTTGGAGCACGAAAAAACA comes from Priestia megaterium and encodes:
- a CDS encoding L,D-transpeptidase, which translates into the protein MKNMFMKSMTVLTLLMVALCGVNQGKTEAASKPANQDLIIINKYYNKLAYFHNGYIEIVDPVATGKTWDKTPVGFFKVVNKIKNRPYYTGRIPGGDSRNPLGKRWLGLNANGTYGDTYGIHGNNNENSIGKYVSQGCVRMHNADIEKLYDKVQVGTPVAITYSYKSFVDLTSVYGYKFKGYKMKNN